Proteins encoded within one genomic window of Pirellulales bacterium:
- a CDS encoding SDR family NAD(P)-dependent oxidoreductase, with protein MTSVASGRACALVTGASGGLGMAFAERLACDGHDLVLVARRLDRVQQVASHLQQTHGIQVTVIRADLNDTAALGEVEAVLANNDAMTLLVNTAGFAGYYPFSSVEPKIIDELVGIHVRAVARTTRAVLPGMIRRGHGGVINVSGLLALANTLPTSPLPPRAVYAGAKAFLLAFTQTLAGEIKGTGVRMQVCVPGRIETDFHAAQTIDMSKQPPAMSAADVVSASLAALAQNEIVCIPGLADPNLWHGLNDSQLAVFRSAAMQASPAERYRLQPGD; from the coding sequence ATGACAAGTGTTGCTTCAGGACGGGCTTGTGCGTTAGTGACCGGCGCTTCCGGTGGTCTCGGGATGGCCTTTGCGGAACGGCTCGCCTGCGACGGCCACGACCTCGTCCTTGTGGCGCGGCGATTGGACCGGGTTCAACAGGTGGCCAGCCATTTGCAACAAACACATGGTATACAGGTCACGGTTATACGCGCCGATTTGAACGATACCGCTGCGCTTGGCGAGGTTGAAGCGGTGCTCGCCAACAACGATGCAATGACACTGCTGGTGAATACAGCCGGGTTTGCGGGCTATTACCCGTTTTCATCAGTAGAGCCCAAAATCATCGACGAACTAGTCGGCATCCATGTCCGTGCGGTGGCACGCACCACGCGGGCGGTGCTGCCCGGCATGATCCGCCGCGGCCATGGCGGCGTCATTAACGTCTCTGGGCTTTTGGCTCTCGCGAACACTTTGCCGACATCGCCTCTGCCGCCGCGCGCTGTCTACGCTGGAGCCAAGGCGTTCCTTTTGGCTTTCACTCAAACTCTTGCAGGAGAGATCAAGGGTACAGGAGTACGCATGCAAGTCTGTGTACCGGGTCGAATTGAAACGGATTTTCATGCCGCACAAACAATCGATATGAGCAAACAGCCGCCAGCCATGAGCGCCGCCGACGTCGTTTCTGCATCCCTCGCGGCCCTTGCACAAAATGAAATTGTCTGTATTCCCGGTCTCGCCGATCCAAATTTATGGCACGGCTTAAACGACTCGCAACTTGCCGTCTTTCGCAGCGCTGCGATGCAGGCGAGTCCTGCCGAACGTT